In the Geobacter sp. FeAm09 genome, one interval contains:
- a CDS encoding tetratricopeptide repeat protein gives MYNILISAASGAVLSLLLLAVKLPWWAALLVGLVTFTAVFVGVSRVIMKKVMASIETAGKDLQAQPPRFEKAVRELKEALQYGKWQVYVEGQVNSQIGMIYYMKRDFSNAFPYLEKSFFKNWAAMGMLAICYMKRQKKDKMISTFDKAVQWNVKEPLLWGLYAYCLNECGDVSKAKEVLGKGLKKLPGDATLADNLACLEQGKKMKMRNYGDMWFQFHLESLGALQKHQMAAMGGRMQRRMVARR, from the coding sequence ATGTATAACATCCTCATTTCCGCCGCGTCGGGCGCAGTCCTGTCCCTGCTGCTCCTTGCCGTCAAGCTCCCCTGGTGGGCGGCGCTCCTGGTCGGCCTGGTGACGTTCACCGCTGTCTTCGTGGGCGTTTCCCGCGTCATCATGAAGAAGGTCATGGCTTCCATCGAGACCGCCGGCAAGGATCTCCAGGCACAGCCGCCCCGTTTCGAAAAGGCGGTCCGCGAATTGAAGGAGGCCCTGCAATACGGCAAATGGCAGGTCTATGTGGAGGGGCAGGTCAACTCCCAGATCGGCATGATCTACTACATGAAGCGCGATTTCTCCAACGCCTTCCCGTATCTGGAGAAGTCGTTCTTCAAGAACTGGGCGGCCATGGGCATGCTGGCCATCTGCTACATGAAACGCCAGAAGAAGGACAAGATGATCAGCACCTTCGACAAGGCGGTTCAGTGGAACGTCAAGGAACCGCTGCTCTGGGGGCTGTACGCCTATTGCCTGAACGAGTGCGGCGATGTGTCGAAAGCCAAGGAAGTCCTGGGCAAGGGGCTGAAGAAGCTGCCCGGCGATGCGACTCTCGCGGATAACCTGGCCTGCCTGGAACAGGGCAAGAAGATGAAGATGAGAAACTACGGCGACATGTGGTTCCAGTTCCATCTCGAAAGCCTGGGGGCCTTGCAGAAACACCAGATGGCGGCCATGGGCGGCCGCATGCAGCGCCGTATGGTGGCCAGAAGGTAA
- a CDS encoding DUF2844 domain-containing protein yields MKIRGRVIVVGLGVMAAAFTMAQRAEATLGGTADSVTTDRAALSAARRATTVLPNYTVQEIVSDAVRIREYVSSAGVVFAISWDGLIHPDLTTLLGSYASEYRQAEHDTPRHMGVRRREVRGSQVVVEKWGHMRNLRGRAYAPALVPAGVSLDELK; encoded by the coding sequence ATGAAGATAAGGGGGCGGGTGATAGTCGTCGGCCTCGGCGTAATGGCGGCAGCATTCACGATGGCCCAGCGGGCCGAGGCCACCTTGGGGGGGACCGCCGATTCGGTCACAACGGACCGCGCGGCGCTTTCGGCCGCGCGGCGCGCCACGACGGTCTTGCCCAATTACACGGTTCAGGAGATCGTCTCCGATGCCGTCCGCATACGGGAATACGTCTCCTCGGCCGGCGTGGTGTTTGCAATTTCCTGGGATGGCCTGATTCATCCCGATCTCACCACCCTGCTGGGTTCATATGCCAGCGAATATCGGCAGGCGGAGCACGACACGCCGCGTCACATGGGGGTGCGGCGCCGGGAGGTCCGGGGGAGCCAGGTCGTCGTCGAAAAATGGGGACATATGCGGAACCTGCGGGGGCGGGCCTATGCCCCCGCCTTGGTCCCTGCGGGGGTAAGCCTCGATGAACTCAAATAA
- a CDS encoding DUF3443 domain-containing protein: protein MNSNKRAVWLFLMLVVMAGCGGGSGGGAASPAPGVGGPSASGNNVVSVTVNGSLCSVSNSYPNKPCVSVTICTPGSATCQTINDILLDTGSYGLRIFSQALSVPLPQVSGGSGAVAECVQFGDGSSLWGPVQTADIILGNEPAVRVPIQVADATFGSRPTACQNAEATPTTAGFSGILGVGLFSHDCGTACVNSSSVGIYYACSGTACGGTTVPLASQVMNPVAALPADNNGVIVQLPAVPAGAAGSASGSVILGIGTQANNVPSGVTRYGADQFAEFTTIFNGTTYAGFLDTGSNGLFFPSPSASQLPACASPYTAWFCPAATADFSATTRGAGGSPSGAVSFRIGNAAGLFGTSNRVFAELGGGAANSFDWGLPFFLGRSVYVGIDGAGSSLGTGPYWAY, encoded by the coding sequence ATGAACTCAAATAAGAGAGCCGTATGGCTGTTTCTCATGCTTGTGGTCATGGCCGGCTGCGGCGGTGGCTCGGGGGGCGGTGCCGCTTCACCTGCCCCTGGGGTGGGCGGTCCCTCCGCTTCCGGGAACAACGTGGTGAGCGTCACCGTGAACGGTTCCCTGTGCTCGGTCAGCAATTCCTATCCCAACAAGCCGTGCGTCAGCGTCACGATCTGCACCCCCGGCAGCGCCACCTGCCAAACCATCAACGATATCCTGCTGGATACCGGCAGCTATGGGCTGCGCATCTTCAGCCAGGCCCTGAGCGTCCCGCTCCCCCAGGTGAGCGGCGGTTCCGGGGCGGTCGCCGAATGCGTCCAGTTCGGGGACGGCTCATCCCTCTGGGGGCCGGTCCAGACAGCTGACATCATCCTGGGCAACGAGCCCGCCGTGCGGGTCCCGATCCAGGTTGCCGACGCGACGTTCGGCTCCCGCCCCACCGCCTGCCAGAATGCGGAAGCCACACCGACCACGGCCGGCTTTAGCGGCATCCTGGGGGTCGGGCTCTTCAGCCATGACTGCGGGACGGCATGCGTCAACAGCAGCAGTGTGGGCATCTATTACGCCTGCAGCGGCACGGCCTGCGGCGGAACGACGGTCCCCCTCGCCAGCCAGGTCATGAACCCGGTCGCGGCCCTTCCGGCGGACAACAACGGCGTGATCGTGCAACTGCCCGCCGTTCCTGCGGGCGCTGCGGGGTCAGCCAGCGGCTCGGTCATACTCGGCATCGGTACCCAGGCCAACAATGTCCCCTCCGGGGTGACCCGGTACGGGGCCGATCAGTTCGCCGAGTTCACCACCATCTTTAACGGCACCACGTATGCCGGCTTTCTGGACACCGGCTCCAACGGGCTCTTTTTTCCCAGCCCCTCCGCCAGCCAGCTTCCCGCCTGTGCCTCCCCCTATACCGCCTGGTTCTGCCCTGCGGCCACGGCCGACTTTTCAGCGACTACCAGAGGCGCCGGCGGTTCGCCGAGCGGTGCGGTTTCCTTCCGGATCGGCAACGCGGCCGGTCTGTTCGGTACATCGAACAGGGTGTTTGCAGAGCTGGGCGGTGGTGCCGCCAACAGTTTCGATTGGGGGCTTCCCTTCTTCCTGGGGCGCAGCGTCTATGTGGGGATCGATGGGGCGGGGTCGAGCCTGGGAACCGGTCCCTACTGGGCGTATTGA
- a CDS encoding nitroreductase family protein, whose protein sequence is MDTLEAIRTRRSVRRFSDRPVEAEKLRSVLEAARMAPSWANMQCWRFVVVQDPGVKRRISEHAVADSFNTAKGYKSNPSQRALAEAPVVIVACAECNRSGDMGGQQYYMTDVGMAVASLMLAAHAVGLGSVFVGIFDEKQVGSLLGIPAYISIVGLIPLGYPLDAPECGAPRKSLDEIVRYGTWGD, encoded by the coding sequence ATGGACACCCTTGAAGCGATACGCACCAGGAGAAGTGTTCGCCGGTTTTCCGACCGGCCGGTGGAGGCGGAGAAGCTGCGCAGCGTCCTGGAGGCGGCCCGCATGGCGCCGTCGTGGGCCAACATGCAGTGCTGGAGATTTGTGGTGGTGCAGGACCCGGGCGTGAAGCGGAGGATCAGCGAGCATGCGGTGGCGGATTCCTTCAACACGGCGAAAGGGTACAAATCGAATCCTTCCCAGCGGGCGCTTGCCGAGGCGCCCGTGGTGATCGTCGCCTGCGCCGAATGCAACCGGTCCGGGGACATGGGGGGGCAGCAGTACTATATGACCGATGTGGGGATGGCCGTGGCAAGCCTGATGCTGGCCGCCCATGCCGTGGGGCTGGGGAGCGTCTTCGTCGGCATCTTTGACGAGAAACAGGTGGGGAGCCTGCTCGGTATTCCGGCTTACATCAGTATCGTGGGGCTCATACCCCTGGGGTATCCCCTGGATGCGCCCGAGTGCGGAGCCCCGCGGAAATCCCTGGACGAAATCGTGCGTTACGGAACCTGGGGCGACTAG
- a CDS encoding GSU3473 family protein → MLIHVLYDDNRYDYVKGFQLDRLLEAKKVQRFKRSTGWVTVGVDPIRWRKSPNYHGVERRAA, encoded by the coding sequence ATGCTTATCCACGTTCTCTACGACGACAATAGATATGATTACGTCAAAGGTTTCCAGCTCGACAGGCTGCTGGAGGCGAAGAAGGTTCAGAGGTTCAAGCGAAGTACGGGGTGGGTCACCGTCGGGGTGGACCCCATCCGCTGGAGAAAAAGCCCGAATTACCACGGCGTCGAGCGGAGAGCGGCCTAG
- a CDS encoding ATP-binding protein — MGERGRRLTYSGKSLLLLAALIAAAFAGNFFSLRLLAGFNFLFGSIAVLLTVRLFGIRWGLAAGLAASLWTIPLYGHPYAVIWLCGEPLFVGWLLHKGKRRNILLYDACYWPLVGVPLVWLFFRHAMQVSVLGTVAAMLTYWVVGIANALVASLLLTYIPRIAPLYGLDMPRTIPIHHLIFNILMAVVLIPSIVVMVIHGKGAEGRYLQEMYRDIDGSLKVAGYETRLKLRELAANSGEAVPRGTEVAGTLRGILLDARGGRPWRVILVDDADHVIAATDSAPGGTPKYDSCRNGSLEQVGESGIYRCLPTADRPVPLLQRMHDATFLRRAPLAGTTWSMVVESPFAPYQRALLHDHVKSLLIVLGLNMFVLVISLSLSHRLAAPLYRLSQVTTDLPKRLLRENISAWPESMVSEIDQLIGNFKVMAIALSQRFQEITYTNETLEHHVAERTGELTRANEELQREIAERKTTERQRDHLMEELVNQLRFLQTLIDTIPNPIFYKDADGIYQGCNRAFEESWGLARDGIVGKTAHDLFPTREAEILQAADRELFALGGVQVYEEQIRYSDGQMHTVIIYTATYDDINGILGGLVGTAIDISVRKKAENERDRLMVELQKKNKELEGIVYVASHDLRSPLVNVQGFSRKLAKNCAELDEFMAGLVLDEAQRARIEPIFRETIPRALGFITRSIEKMDSLLNGLLRLSRLGRTAICFETLDMRQLLSNIIASITYQIESAGARVELALLLHPCVGDSVQVTQIFSNLLDNALKYRSAARPLVVHVASEAFDEGVRYCVEDNGIGIPRDQQEKIWEIFHRLNPGDTQGEGLGLTMARRIVDRLGGSIWVESEPDAGSRFYVVLPCAPKTDDHMTAGA; from the coding sequence ATGGGTGAGCGGGGGCGGCGCCTTACATACAGCGGCAAGTCCTTGCTGCTGCTGGCCGCTCTGATCGCAGCCGCTTTCGCCGGAAATTTCTTCTCCCTGCGCCTGCTCGCCGGTTTCAACTTCCTGTTCGGCAGCATCGCGGTACTTCTGACGGTCCGCCTGTTCGGCATCCGCTGGGGCCTTGCGGCCGGGCTGGCGGCCTCGTTATGGACCATCCCGCTCTACGGGCATCCCTATGCGGTGATCTGGCTCTGTGGCGAACCGCTCTTTGTGGGCTGGCTGTTGCACAAGGGGAAGAGGCGCAACATCCTCCTCTACGACGCCTGCTATTGGCCCCTGGTGGGGGTTCCCCTGGTATGGCTCTTCTTCCGGCACGCCATGCAGGTTTCGGTGCTGGGAACCGTGGCCGCCATGCTGACCTACTGGGTGGTGGGCATCGCCAACGCGCTGGTCGCCAGCCTCCTGTTGACCTACATCCCCCGCATCGCTCCGCTGTACGGCCTGGACATGCCCCGCACCATACCGATCCACCACCTCATCTTCAACATCCTGATGGCGGTGGTGCTGATACCGTCCATCGTGGTCATGGTCATCCACGGCAAGGGGGCTGAGGGACGCTACCTCCAGGAAATGTACCGGGATATCGACGGCAGCCTGAAGGTCGCCGGCTACGAGACCCGTCTCAAGCTCCGGGAGCTGGCCGCGAACTCCGGTGAAGCCGTGCCGCGCGGCACGGAAGTCGCCGGAACCCTGCGGGGCATTCTCCTGGACGCGCGGGGCGGGCGGCCGTGGCGCGTCATCCTGGTGGACGATGCCGACCATGTCATCGCCGCCACCGACAGCGCTCCGGGGGGCACGCCAAAGTACGATTCCTGCCGCAACGGCTCGCTGGAACAGGTAGGGGAGAGCGGCATCTACCGCTGCCTGCCCACGGCAGACCGGCCCGTACCGCTCCTGCAGCGGATGCACGATGCGACCTTCCTGCGCCGCGCCCCCCTGGCGGGCACCACCTGGAGCATGGTGGTGGAATCGCCGTTTGCGCCCTACCAGCGGGCGCTGCTCCACGATCATGTCAAGTCGCTCTTGATCGTGCTCGGCCTGAACATGTTCGTCCTGGTCATCTCCCTCTCCCTGTCCCATCGCCTGGCCGCCCCTCTCTACCGGCTGTCCCAGGTGACGACCGACCTGCCCAAGCGCCTGCTGCGGGAAAACATCAGCGCGTGGCCGGAGAGCATGGTCAGCGAGATCGACCAGCTGATCGGCAACTTCAAGGTCATGGCCATCGCCCTCAGCCAGCGTTTCCAGGAGATCACCTACACCAACGAGACCCTGGAGCACCACGTTGCGGAGCGCACCGGGGAGTTGACCCGGGCCAACGAGGAGCTGCAGAGGGAGATTGCCGAGAGGAAAACGACCGAACGCCAGCGGGATCACCTGATGGAGGAACTGGTCAACCAGCTCCGCTTTCTGCAAACCCTCATCGATACCATCCCCAATCCGATCTTCTACAAGGATGCCGATGGCATCTACCAGGGGTGCAACCGGGCCTTCGAGGAAAGCTGGGGGCTGGCCCGGGACGGCATTGTGGGCAAGACGGCCCACGACCTGTTCCCCACGCGTGAGGCGGAGATCCTCCAGGCCGCCGACCGGGAGCTGTTCGCCCTGGGGGGGGTCCAGGTCTATGAAGAGCAGATCCGCTACAGCGACGGCCAGATGCACACGGTCATCATCTACACGGCCACCTACGACGATATCAACGGCATCCTGGGCGGCCTGGTGGGAACGGCCATCGACATTTCCGTGCGCAAGAAGGCGGAGAACGAGCGGGACCGCCTGATGGTGGAGCTGCAGAAAAAGAACAAGGAACTGGAGGGGATCGTCTATGTGGCGTCCCACGACCTGCGCTCGCCCCTGGTCAATGTGCAGGGATTCAGCCGCAAGCTGGCCAAGAACTGTGCCGAACTGGACGAGTTCATGGCCGGGCTGGTCCTGGACGAGGCCCAGCGGGCCCGTATCGAGCCCATATTCAGGGAAACCATCCCCAGGGCCCTCGGGTTCATCACCCGGAGCATCGAGAAGATGGACAGCCTGTTGAACGGCCTGCTGCGGCTCTCCCGCCTGGGGAGAACGGCGATCTGCTTCGAAACCCTTGACATGCGCCAGTTGTTATCAAATATTATTGCTTCCATAACCTACCAGATCGAATCCGCAGGGGCGCGGGTCGAACTGGCCCTGCTTCTGCACCCCTGCGTCGGGGACAGCGTCCAGGTTACGCAGATATTCAGCAATCTGCTGGATAACGCCCTGAAATACCGCTCTGCCGCCCGTCCCCTGGTGGTGCACGTCGCAAGCGAAGCGTTCGACGAGGGGGTGCGCTATTGCGTGGAGGACAACGGCATCGGCATCCCCCGCGACCAGCAGGAGAAGATCTGGGAGATCTTTCACCGCCTCAATCCGGGGGATACCCAAGGGGAAGGGCTGGGGCTGACCATGGCGCGCCGCATCGTCGATCGCCTGGGGGGCTCCATCTGGGTGGAGTCGGAACCGGACGCGGGCAGCCGCTTCTATGTCGTCCTGCCGTGCGCACCCAAAACTGACGATCATATGACCGCAGGAGCATGA
- a CDS encoding response regulator, translating to MINDGFKKEVIILIAEDDDGHAELIQDNLQEAGLRNPIIRFRNGQEALDFFYGGADGHGPRCEKGQAYMMLLDIRMPKVDGVEVLRQIKSDPELKNMPVIMLTTTDDPREIRTCYGLGCSCYVTKPVDYQKFAEMLSRLGLFLLVVQVPDLDGA from the coding sequence ATGATCAATGACGGGTTCAAGAAGGAAGTCATCATCCTGATTGCCGAGGACGATGACGGCCACGCCGAGCTGATCCAGGACAACCTGCAGGAGGCGGGCCTCAGAAACCCCATCATCCGGTTTCGCAACGGCCAGGAAGCCCTGGACTTCTTCTACGGCGGGGCGGATGGCCACGGGCCCCGCTGCGAAAAGGGGCAGGCCTATATGATGCTCCTGGACATCCGCATGCCCAAGGTGGATGGCGTGGAGGTGCTCCGCCAGATCAAGTCCGACCCGGAATTGAAGAACATGCCGGTAATCATGCTGACCACCACCGACGACCCCCGGGAGATCCGCACCTGCTATGGCCTGGGATGCAGTTGCTACGTCACCAAGCCGGTGGATTACCAGAAATTTGCCGAAATGCTGAGCAGGCTGGGGCTGTTCCTGCTGGTGGTGCAGGTGCCGGACCTGGACGGGGCGTAG
- the glmS gene encoding glutamine--fructose-6-phosphate transaminase (isomerizing) — MCGIVGYIGGQEATPIILEGLKKLEYRGYDSAGIATLADGESGVRRSEGKLSNLEKLLRQQPLSGVIGIGHTRWATHGRPSEINAHPHKAGPVIVVHNGIIENYLPLREALKQAGHVFKSETDTEVISHLVDEKLKGTSDFVLAVRQALAELRGAYAVCILNEREPGTLIAAKLGSPMVVGLGEGEFFVASDIPAILAHTREMVFMEDGEMAVFHAGTAAFSTIAGSHLDKKARHIDWSPLMAEKGGYRHFMLKEIHEQPRAVRDTIAGRLLEDEGDVYLEDLKFSDEQLAAVKRIVIVACGTSWHAALVGKFYIEGYCRIPVEIDIASEFRYRSPVIDGDTLVMVISQSGETADTLAALREAKSHGAMNLAICNVLDSSIARESAGVVYTHAGPEIGVASTKAFVTQLTALYLFTIRLGRAVGAIDAATGRRMIASLKKVPALLEEALKLNADTERIARKYMNARDFLYLGRGKNFPIALEGALKLKEISYIHAEGYPAGEMKHGPIALIDEDMPVVMLVPENSAFEKTLSNMEEVIARNGRVIALCSEGDHEVKTRAEDTIEIPRIDEDLDPFLLSVPLQLLAYHIAVLKGTDVDQPRNLAKSVTVE, encoded by the coding sequence ATGTGCGGAATTGTTGGCTATATCGGCGGGCAGGAGGCAACGCCGATCATACTGGAAGGGCTCAAGAAACTGGAATACCGTGGCTACGATTCGGCGGGCATCGCCACCCTGGCTGACGGCGAATCGGGCGTCCGGCGCAGCGAAGGCAAGCTGTCCAACCTGGAAAAACTGTTGCGCCAGCAGCCGCTCTCCGGCGTGATCGGCATCGGCCACACCCGCTGGGCTACCCACGGCCGCCCCTCGGAGATCAACGCCCATCCCCACAAGGCAGGCCCGGTCATCGTGGTGCACAACGGCATCATCGAAAACTACCTGCCGCTCAGGGAGGCGCTCAAGCAGGCCGGCCATGTCTTCAAGAGCGAGACCGATACCGAAGTCATCTCCCACCTGGTGGACGAAAAGCTCAAGGGGACCTCCGACTTCGTGCTGGCGGTCCGGCAGGCCCTGGCCGAACTGCGGGGCGCCTACGCCGTGTGCATCCTCAATGAGCGCGAACCGGGCACCCTGATCGCCGCCAAGCTGGGGTCCCCCATGGTGGTCGGCCTGGGGGAAGGGGAGTTCTTCGTCGCCTCGGACATCCCCGCCATCCTGGCCCATACCCGGGAGATGGTCTTCATGGAGGACGGGGAAATGGCCGTGTTCCATGCCGGCACGGCCGCCTTCTCCACCATCGCCGGCAGCCACCTGGACAAGAAGGCGCGGCACATCGACTGGTCGCCGCTCATGGCCGAAAAGGGGGGGTACCGGCACTTCATGCTCAAGGAGATCCACGAACAACCCCGGGCCGTGCGCGACACCATCGCCGGGCGGCTTTTGGAGGATGAAGGGGATGTGTACCTGGAGGATCTGAAGTTCAGCGACGAACAACTGGCGGCCGTGAAGCGGATCGTCATCGTGGCCTGCGGCACTTCCTGGCACGCCGCCCTGGTGGGCAAGTTCTACATCGAGGGGTATTGCCGCATCCCGGTGGAGATCGACATCGCCTCGGAATTCCGCTACCGCAGCCCGGTCATCGACGGCGATACGCTGGTGATGGTCATCTCCCAGTCCGGGGAAACCGCCGACACCCTGGCGGCCCTGCGGGAGGCCAAGTCCCACGGCGCCATGAACCTGGCCATCTGCAACGTGCTGGATTCGTCCATTGCCCGGGAATCGGCCGGCGTGGTCTACACCCATGCCGGTCCCGAGATCGGGGTGGCCTCCACCAAGGCCTTCGTCACCCAGCTCACCGCCCTCTACCTGTTCACCATCCGGCTGGGGCGGGCCGTCGGCGCCATCGACGCCGCCACCGGCCGGCGCATGATCGCCTCCCTCAAGAAGGTCCCGGCCCTGCTGGAGGAAGCCCTCAAGCTCAACGCCGATACCGAGCGCATCGCCCGCAAGTACATGAACGCCCGCGACTTCCTCTACCTGGGACGGGGCAAGAACTTCCCCATTGCCCTGGAGGGAGCGCTCAAACTCAAGGAGATCTCCTACATCCACGCCGAAGGCTATCCGGCCGGCGAGATGAAGCACGGCCCCATCGCCCTGATCGACGAGGATATGCCGGTGGTCATGCTCGTCCCGGAGAACAGCGCCTTTGAAAAGACCCTGTCCAACATGGAGGAGGTCATCGCCCGCAACGGCCGGGTGATCGCCCTGTGCAGCGAAGGCGATCATGAGGTCAAGACGCGGGCAGAGGATACCATCGAAATCCCCCGCATCGACGAGGACCTGGACCCGTTCCTGCTCTCGGTGCCGTTGCAGCTTTTGGCGTATCACATCGCCGTGTTGAAGGGGACCGACGTGGACCAGCCGAGGAATTTGGCAAAATCCGTTACTGTGGAGTAG
- a CDS encoding protein kinase gives MALPTEPEILASIPTLSNLTLLKTCGQKAVYRGNDDRFGEVVVKVILSQTADERTKREIDVAQANNIAYVPKIHAHGEIRHSSGMNYYLMEQYIDGGSLEDFYLSGRKLSFPQSILLLETLLTLAVACEKLHIVHRDLKPGNILFDSKGIFWVIDFGIARHLDLPSITGSADAFGPHTAGYAPPNSLGTSKTT, from the coding sequence ATGGCACTGCCCACTGAACCAGAAATCCTCGCCTCAATTCCGACTCTCAGCAACTTGACCCTCCTAAAAACCTGCGGCCAAAAAGCCGTTTACCGCGGAAATGACGATCGCTTCGGCGAGGTAGTTGTCAAAGTCATACTAAGCCAAACAGCTGATGAACGGACGAAACGCGAAATTGATGTAGCCCAGGCAAACAACATTGCATATGTCCCGAAGATACATGCGCATGGAGAAATAAGACACTCGTCGGGAATGAATTACTACCTTATGGAGCAATACATCGATGGAGGGTCCCTTGAGGATTTCTACTTAAGTGGCCGTAAGCTGTCCTTTCCGCAGTCCATCCTTCTTCTGGAAACCTTACTAACCCTAGCTGTCGCATGTGAGAAGTTACATATCGTTCACCGCGATCTGAAGCCTGGGAATATACTGTTCGATTCCAAAGGTATTTTTTGGGTCATTGACTTCGGCATCGCTCGACACCTTGACCTCCCCTCCATAACTGGATCGGCAGATGCCTTTGGCCCTCACACCGCTGGATATGCCCCCCCGAACAGTTTAGGAACATCAAAGACGACGTAG
- a CDS encoding PP2C family serine/threonine-protein phosphatase has protein sequence MFFFATDIGRRRSNNQDAVLISEDDKVVVLADGMGGHSCGEIASNLAADVAFSSICNELSKLRHSANDRVFEVLLNAGDNANNAVITHSSAFPECSQMGTTLVEAIIIKNKLYLYNIGDSKCFLLRGSLMQLTEDHTIANMLKRHGTSPLNIPSNAHHALTQAIGLNETLFPATNIISLRKNDLLLFCTDGLTDALNNRELTNILLLPITIQEKGHLLIEKANAAGGHDNITLVIYHHG, from the coding sequence ATGTTTTTCTTTGCTACGGATATTGGTAGAAGGCGCAGCAATAATCAGGACGCCGTTTTAATAAGTGAAGATGATAAGGTTGTGGTGTTAGCTGATGGAATGGGCGGCCATAGTTGTGGTGAGATAGCAAGCAATTTGGCCGCTGATGTTGCATTTTCCTCCATCTGCAACGAATTGTCAAAACTACGCCATTCGGCTAATGACAGGGTCTTTGAGGTCCTATTAAATGCCGGTGACAATGCCAACAATGCTGTTATAACACACTCCAGTGCTTTTCCTGAGTGTTCACAAATGGGGACAACTCTGGTTGAAGCCATAATAATCAAAAACAAGTTATACCTTTACAACATTGGAGACTCTAAGTGTTTCTTGCTTCGTGGTAGTTTGATGCAGCTCACTGAAGATCATACTATCGCCAACATGCTCAAAAGACACGGGACTTCACCGCTTAACATACCGTCAAATGCCCATCATGCTCTAACCCAAGCCATTGGGCTGAACGAGACTCTTTTCCCGGCAACAAATATAATTTCGTTAAGAAAAAATGATCTTTTGCTGTTCTGTACTGACGGCCTAACAGACGCGCTGAACAACCGTGAACTCACAAACATACTTCTTCTCCCAATAACTATACAGGAAAAAGGTCATCTGCTAATTGAAAAGGCAAATGCCGCAGGTGGGCATGATAATATCACCTTAGTGATCTATCACCATGGTTAG
- a CDS encoding antitoxin, translated as MNRVAKIFQNGRSQAVRLPAEFRFSTHEVFIERQGDAIVLRPKPESWDDFFARPSKVPADFLADRKDVPPEARELF; from the coding sequence ATGAATAGAGTCGCTAAAATATTCCAAAACGGCCGGAGCCAGGCAGTACGCCTCCCAGCAGAATTCCGTTTTTCCACTCATGAGGTCTTTATCGAACGCCAGGGGGACGCCATCGTACTCAGGCCCAAGCCCGAGAGTTGGGACGACTTTTTTGCCCGGCCGTCCAAGGTACCGGCTGACTTTCTTGCCGACCGGAAAGACGTGCCGCCTGAAGCAAGAGAGCTGTTTTGA
- a CDS encoding type II toxin-antitoxin system VapC family toxin codes for MLDTNICSYILKSHPAAVRQKFEEVGPENICISSIVLAELYYGAVRHPKGVVIRHEIDDFAARLIVLPWDEAAADHYGAIRVSLEKAGTLVGAMDMLIAAHAKSCGATLVSNNLREFDRIKSLETANWA; via the coding sequence ATGCTCGATACCAACATATGCAGCTACATCCTCAAGAGCCATCCTGCGGCGGTCAGGCAGAAGTTTGAAGAGGTCGGCCCCGAAAACATCTGTATATCCTCAATCGTCCTCGCCGAGCTGTACTACGGCGCGGTCCGGCACCCAAAGGGCGTTGTTATCCGCCACGAGATTGACGATTTCGCGGCCAGGTTGATCGTGTTGCCGTGGGATGAAGCGGCTGCCGATCACTATGGGGCGATCCGGGTGTCTCTGGAGAAGGCTGGTACCCTCGTAGGAGCGATGGATATGCTGATAGCGGCGCACGCCAAAAGCTGCGGCGCCACACTGGTGTCCAACAACCTGCGGGAATTCGACCGGATCAAAAGCCTGGAAACGGCTAATTGGGCATAA